One region of Etheostoma cragini isolate CJK2018 chromosome 16, CSU_Ecrag_1.0, whole genome shotgun sequence genomic DNA includes:
- the LOC117959813 gene encoding sphingosine 1-phosphate receptor 3, with protein sequence MINPQICLHYNYTGKLDRRPRVGTNPGTVDTKTIVFLIICSFIVLENLTVLVAIWRNQRFHNRMYFFIGNLALCDMLAGVAYLVNLLLSGEKTLQLSPALWFVREGSMFVALGASIFSLLAIAIERHLTMIKMRPYDANKNYRVFLLIGTCWLIAISLGALPILGWNCLDNLPDCSTVLPLYTKKYVAFCITVFMVLLLAMSILYARIYILVKSSSRKVSKHRNSEHAMSLLRTVIIVVGVFISCWTPIFILLLVDVACEQRCPILYEADWFIGLAVLNSAMNPVIYTLASREMRRAFLSLVCGICFRGKASVNGSGNRQSLEPSRSRSKSWSSQNNPNQNQQSSRQAELEKGQETDTARGEVSVVAGGAAKAVIESDRAD encoded by the coding sequence ATGATCAACCCTCAGATATGCCTCCACTACAACTACACAGGCAAGCTGGACCGACGGCCCAGAGTTGGCACAAACCCGGGCACAGTGGACACCAAAACCATTGTGTTCCTTATCATATGCAGCTTCATTGTCCTGGAGAACCTCACCGTGCTGGTGGCCATATGGAGAAACCAAAGGTTCCACAACCGCATGTACTTCTTCATTGGCAACCTGGCGCTGTGCGACATGCTGGCCGGAGTTGCTTACCTGGTCAACCTACTCCTGTCAGGAGAGAAGACCCTGCAGCTCTCACCAGCTCTCTGGTTTGTCAGAGAGGGAAGTATGTTTGTAGCACTTGGTGCCTCCATTTTCAGTCTCCTGGCTATTGCTATCGAGCGACACCTGACTATGATCAAAATGAGGCCTTATGATGCCAATAAGAACTACAGAGTGTTTCTGCTCATAGGGACCTGCTGGCTGATTGCTATATCTCTTGGAGCTTTGCCTATTCTTGGCTGGAACTGCCTAGACAACCTCCCTGATTGCTCCACAGTCCTCCCTCTCTACACCAAGAAATATGTGGCTTTCTGTATCACAGTTTTCATGGTTTTGCTCTTAGCCATGTCAATCCTTTATGCCCGCATATACATACTAGTTAAGTCCAGCAGCCGAAAGGTAAGCAAGCACAGAAACTCTGAGCATGCAATGTCCCTGCTGCGCACTGTCATCATTGTAGTTGGGGTCTTCATTTCCTGCTGGACACCAATCTTTATCCTGCTCCTGGTGGATGTGGCATGTGAGCAGCGCTGTCCTATCCTCTACGAGGCTGACTGGTTCATTGGCCTGGCTGTGCTGAACTCAGCCATGAACCCGGTCATTTACACTCTGGCCAGCCGCGAGATGAGACGGGCCTTTCTGAGTCTGGTGTGTGGCATTTGCTTCAGGGGGAAGGCTTCTGTGAATGGCAGTGGGAACAGGCAGTCTCTGGAGCCCAGCCGCAGCAGGAGCAAGTCGTGGAGCAGCCAGAACAACCCGAATCAGAACCAGCAGAGCTCCAGACAGGCGGAGCTGGAAAAGGGTCAGGAGACGGACACGGCCCGTGGCGAGGTCTCAGTGGTGGCGGGTGGAGCTGCTAAGGCCGTCATTGAGAGTGACAGAGCAGACTAA
- the LOC117959812 gene encoding zinc finger and BTB domain-containing protein 7C: MVHHREEDLIGIPFPNHSSDVLCSLNEQRREGLLCDVILIVRDQEYRTHRSVLAACSQYFKKLFTVANADGGDHHHTAAVYEIDFVAPDSLTAILEFAYTSTLTVTASNVKEILNAAQMLEIPCIINVCLEIMDSGGGGGGGRAEEGEEEEEDAEEDEEEEEEEEEEEEEGSRKDEQEDEEDNVSERSLQSSESRGGQTPPGTEDLPPPSTSTYHQQFDLHRESSQSQSPDTVRGKQESMESRALKDFSIESLLQEGLYPRMSTLDRRANFSPLLPGFYPSMWAAEFPAFPKQLLDPSHHQHPHTGASQQSRLPHAFPKSAPLEASRPLDLAVKREIIKEEMKEEIPLSHLHGNFLKEFVSSGLGSGMNAGSVPSEGHALGQLKDEADFRSYLSFLSSASHLGALFPPWQLEEERKMKPKASQQCPICNKVIQGAGKLPRHMRTHTGEKPYMCTICEVRFTRQDKLKIHMRKHTGERPYICLHCNSKFVHNYDLKNHLRIHTGVRPYQCEHCYKSFTRSDHLHRHIKRQSCRISRPRRGRRPAAWRSTSTNNFLCPPAAATNRFEENGLSPAYQGVKSHGLGGMLGNRGVGFKSGDGAGREIREERRAEGKHVVEEEKAGAGRQRGVFAFALAGEEVLTHSPFYAATSEPWTMRLERAPPIPEPAQ; this comes from the exons ATGGTTCATCACAGAGAAGAGGACCTGATCGGGATCCCCTTCCCAAATCACAGCAGTGATGTCCTCTGCAGCCTCAATGAGCAGCGTCGTGAAGGGCTGCTCTGCGATGTCATCCTCATTGTTCGGGACCAGGAGTACCGCACCCACCGCTCCGTTCTGGCCGCCTGCAGCCAGTACTTCAAGAAACTCTTCACAGTGGCCAACGCTGACGGTGGGGATCACCATCACACGGCGGCCGTGTACGAAATTGACTTTGTGGCTCCGGACTCTCTCACCGCCATCCTGGAGTTTGCCTACACCTCCACTCTGACTGTCACGGCGTCCAATGTTAAAGAGATCCTAAACGCAGCTCAGATGTTGGAGATTCCCTGCATCATAAACGTTTGCCTGGAGATCATGGACAGCGGGGGTGGAGGCGGCGGCGGGAGAGcggaggagggagaagaggaagaggaggatgcggaggaagatgaggaggaggaagaagaggaggaggaagaggaggaggaggggtcaAGGAAGGACGAgcaggaggatgaggaggacaaTGTCAGCGAGAGGTCCCTGCAGTCTTCGGAGAGCAGGGGGGGGCAGACGCCTCCGGGGACAGAGGACTTGCCTCCTCCCAGCACCTCCACATACCACCAGCAGTTTGACCTGCACAGAGAGTCCTCGCAGTCACAGTCTCCAGACACCGTGCGAGGAAAACAG GAGAGTATGGAGAGTCGGGCTTTGAAGGATTTCTCTATCGAGTCTCTCCTGCAGGAGGGTCTCTACCCCCGTATGTCAACACTGGACAGGAGAGCCAacttctcccctctcctcccagGCTTCTACCCCTCTATGTGGGCCGCCGAGTTCCCGGCCTTCCCCAAGCAGCTCCTGGACCCCAGCCACCACCAGCATCCCCACACAGGAGCCTCACAGCAAAGCAGGCTCCCCCATGCCTTCCCCAAATCTGCACCGCTCGAGGCCTCAAGGCCCCTCGACCTAGCTGTGAAAAGAGAAATCATAAAGGAGGAGATGAAAGAGGAAATCCCACTGAGTCATCTCCACGGTAACTTCCTGAAAGAGTTTGTCAGCTCGGGCCTAGGCAGCGGCATGAACGCTGGGTCAGTGCCGTCCGAAGGTCACGCTCTGGGCCAGTTAAAGGATGAAGCCGACTTCCGGTCGTACCTTAGCTTCCTGAGTTCCGCATCCCACCTGGGGGCGCTGTTCCCTCCCTGGCAgctggaagaggagaggaagatgaagcCCAAAGCGTCGCAGCAGTGTCCAATCTGCAACAAAGTCATCCAAGGAGCTGGGAAACTGCCACGACACATGAGGACACATACCGGGGAGAAACCGTACATGTGCACTATCTGTGAAGTACGATTCACCAG ACAAGACAAACTCAAGATCCACATGAGGAAGCACACTGGTGAGCGCCCCTACATCTGCCTCCACTGCAACTCCAAGTTTGTCCACAACTACGACCTAAAGAACCACCTGCGTATCCACACGGGCGTCCGTCCGTACCAATGTGAGCACTGCTACAAAAGTTTCACACGGTCTGACCACCTACATCGACACATCAAGAGGCAGAGCTGCCGCATCTCCCGCCCCCGACGAGGAAGAAGGCCAGCTGCTTGGCGGTCCACATCCACCAACAACTTCCTGTGCCCCCCCGCTGCTGCCACCAACCGGTTTGAGGAGAACGGGTTAAGCCCTGCATACCAAGGAGTCAAGAGTCACGGACTTGGGGGAATGCTTGGCAACAGGGGTGTGGGATTTAAGAGCGGGGATGGCGCAGGCAGGGAGATCAGGGAGGAACGGCGAGCAGAGGGGAAGCATGTCGTAGAGGAGGAGAAGGCAGGAGCAGGGAGGCAGAGGGGAGTGTTTGCCTTCGCCCTGGCTGGAGAAGAAGTGCTTACCCACTCTCCATTTTACGCTGCAACCTCTGAACCCTGGACCATGAGATTGGAGCGTGCTCCACCCATCCCTGAGCCGGCCCAATGA